A genomic region of Phragmites australis chromosome 2, lpPhrAust1.1, whole genome shotgun sequence contains the following coding sequences:
- the LOC133907109 gene encoding tRNA (cytosine(38)-C(5))-methyltransferase 2 isoform X2, translating to MEAPAPWRVLEFYSGIGGMRYSLMASGVRAEVVEAFDINDVANDVYELNFGHRPCQGNIQTLTAIDLDKYKAHAWLLSPPCQPYTRQGLQKHSTDARAFSFIKILNLMQNMSYPPQMLFVENVVGFEVSDTHDQLLEVLSSLNFNTQEFILSPLQFGVPYSRPRYFCLAKREPMCFQNPSVNNKLLRTPYWLSLRLNSTSQSSYDQGEEELELVCKPIREFLVKEADGGMPRETVLQDYRVPLNLIERWGNAMDIVYPESKRCCCFTKSYYRYVKGTGSLLATSEVPEQKLEISSLKELGLRFFTPQEVANLHSFPSSFNFPDHIGLRQQYAMMGNSLSVAVVGPLLRYLFAEA from the exons ATGGAGGCGCCAGCTCCATGGAGGGTACTCGAGTTCTACAGCGGCATCGGCGGCATG AGGTACTCGCTGATGGCGTCAGGCGTGCgggcggaggtggtggaggcCTTCGACATCAACGACGTCGCCAACGACGTCTACGAGCTCAACTTCGGACACCGCCCTTGCCAG GGAAACATTCAAACACTCACTGCTATCGACCTAGACAAATACAAGGCACATGCATGGCTTCTTTCTCCTCCATGCCAGCCATACACACGACAAG gacttcaaAAGCATTCAACTGATGCTCGTGCATTTTCGTTCATCAAGATTCTTAACCTCATGCAAAACATGAGCTATCCTCCACAAATGTTGTTTGTGGAAAATGTAGTCGGATTTGAG GTGTCTGATACACATGACCAGTTGCTGGAGGTCCTTTCAAGTCTAAATTTTAATACACAAGAATTCATTCTAAGCCCCCTACAGTTTGGTGTCCCATATTCTAGACCTCGCTACTTTTGTTTG GCGAAACGAGAACCTATGTGTTTTCAAAATCCATCGGTCAACAACAAATTGCTCCGGACACCTTATTGGCTAAGCCTGAGATTGAACAGTACATCACAGAGCAGCTATGATCAGGGTGAAGAAGAGCTGGAGCTAGTATGTAAACCTATAAGAGAGTTTCTTG TTAAGGAGGCTGATGGAGGCATGCCAAGAGAAACAGTTTTGCAAGATTACAGAGTCCCACTAAACTTGATTGAACGGTGGGGGAATGCTATGG ATATTGTATACCCTGAATCAAAGCGGTGCTGCTGTTTCACTAAAAGCTATTACCGCTATGTGAAGGGGACAGGCTCCTTGTTGGCAACATCTGAA GTTCCTGAACAGAAGCTTGAAATTTCTTCCCTGAAGGAGTTGGGCCTACGATTTTTCACCCCTCAAGAG GTCGCGAATTTGCATTCGTTCCCTTCAAGTTTCAACTTTCCTGATCACATAGGCCTTAGGCAACA GTATGCTATGATGGGTAATAGTCTTAGCGTAGCAGTTGTGGGTCCTTTGTTGCGCTACCTGTTTGCTGAGGCATAG
- the LOC133907109 gene encoding tRNA (cytosine(38)-C(5))-methyltransferase 2 isoform X1: MEAPAPWRVLEFYSGIGGMRYSLMASGVRAEVVEAFDINDVANDVYELNFGHRPCQGNIQTLTAIDLDKYKAHAWLLSPPCQPYTRQGLQKHSTDARAFSFIKILNLMQNMSYPPQMLFVENVVGFEVSDTHDQLLEVLSSLNFNTQEFILSPLQFGVPYSRPRYFCLAKREPMCFQNPSVNNKLLRTPYWLSLRLNSTSQSSYDQGEEELELVCKPIREFLVKEADGGMPRETVLQDYRVPLNLIERWGNAMDIVYPESKRCCCFTKSYYRYVKGTGSLLATSENLKQVPEQKLEISSLKELGLRFFTPQEVANLHSFPSSFNFPDHIGLRQQYAMMGNSLSVAVVGPLLRYLFAEA, translated from the exons ATGGAGGCGCCAGCTCCATGGAGGGTACTCGAGTTCTACAGCGGCATCGGCGGCATG AGGTACTCGCTGATGGCGTCAGGCGTGCgggcggaggtggtggaggcCTTCGACATCAACGACGTCGCCAACGACGTCTACGAGCTCAACTTCGGACACCGCCCTTGCCAG GGAAACATTCAAACACTCACTGCTATCGACCTAGACAAATACAAGGCACATGCATGGCTTCTTTCTCCTCCATGCCAGCCATACACACGACAAG gacttcaaAAGCATTCAACTGATGCTCGTGCATTTTCGTTCATCAAGATTCTTAACCTCATGCAAAACATGAGCTATCCTCCACAAATGTTGTTTGTGGAAAATGTAGTCGGATTTGAG GTGTCTGATACACATGACCAGTTGCTGGAGGTCCTTTCAAGTCTAAATTTTAATACACAAGAATTCATTCTAAGCCCCCTACAGTTTGGTGTCCCATATTCTAGACCTCGCTACTTTTGTTTG GCGAAACGAGAACCTATGTGTTTTCAAAATCCATCGGTCAACAACAAATTGCTCCGGACACCTTATTGGCTAAGCCTGAGATTGAACAGTACATCACAGAGCAGCTATGATCAGGGTGAAGAAGAGCTGGAGCTAGTATGTAAACCTATAAGAGAGTTTCTTG TTAAGGAGGCTGATGGAGGCATGCCAAGAGAAACAGTTTTGCAAGATTACAGAGTCCCACTAAACTTGATTGAACGGTGGGGGAATGCTATGG ATATTGTATACCCTGAATCAAAGCGGTGCTGCTGTTTCACTAAAAGCTATTACCGCTATGTGAAGGGGACAGGCTCCTTGTTGGCAACATCTGAA AACCTCAAACAGGTTCCTGAACAGAAGCTTGAAATTTCTTCCCTGAAGGAGTTGGGCCTACGATTTTTCACCCCTCAAGAG GTCGCGAATTTGCATTCGTTCCCTTCAAGTTTCAACTTTCCTGATCACATAGGCCTTAGGCAACA GTATGCTATGATGGGTAATAGTCTTAGCGTAGCAGTTGTGGGTCCTTTGTTGCGCTACCTGTTTGCTGAGGCATAG